The Microbacterium sp. KUDC0406 genome includes a window with the following:
- a CDS encoding NPCBM/NEW2 domain-containing protein yields MKTVTAENRWAGPVRCALAALAASAVVAAGLGFGPAATEPAQAAASSAAPTPIVPKPVTPAVAPATGGSIGGISDVEKSGNAVTLTAENGAARVTFLDATTLRVEADPSGSFTDPANTPQGDAARTANIVVGTDDFDAADLTVEDGDTISISTSKVVLKIDRATSRMTLTRADGTVVWEESAPISFSTTAATQRLKPQDGEQFLGGGMQNGRSIHTGATINVAQNTDWDDDGYPNAVPYYMSSEGYGVLRDTFAKGTYDFAGGTTTHQEKRFDAYYFVGDYKQSLDGYTKLTGRPIMPPVYALEYGDADCYNRSSPTYTGSKDPTKLKTPQALEIAKDFVENDMPGGWMLVNDGYGCEYQELPETIAAIEDQTDLKTGLWTQRSLDQQEYEVGEAGVRLRKLDVAWVGSGYRLALTGCEAAHDGIEQYSDARGTALMVEGWAGAQRCGMQWTGDHSGNLDAVRWQVSALTGAGNSGLAFTTGDVDGIFGGSAESYVRDLQWKAFAPALYSMSGWASTDKRPWLYGDEATEINRKYLQLRQRLMPYIYTLAAGSHSSGTPMMRSLALEYPDDPYSYGAEANNEFLLGTDFLVAPVFTDSDVRNGIYLPEGQWVDYWTGDVYDGGRVLDGYAAPLDTLPLFVRAGAVIPQGAAARNASLVAEDSPITLDVYPKGDGSFDLYEDDEVTRAYQSGSVSQQEFAVTAPEQDGGDVVVTIGDRDGAYQGKADARPYLLDVHTGSAPESVRAGETVLERAADAEAFDAQETGWFYDADARGGIVRVKAGTVASGSSETVTLAGTSAVGGKDSDSHRAYLSVALEQQVFQGEQTTMKATFHNTGTKAKDDVRIEPVLPEGWTLVSSEGTAAGSVAPGATATATFVVSPGTGSAAGAQQLRAAATFLDGSGTERDLTGANRIDVAYGSIAAAFDAVSITSVATKDAGNFDGGGASFSEDALAAAGARAGEPLEVERGDDTLTFQWPSAAAGTPNSMSMNGQTVALSGKGTHLAFLGSSATGAGVNPEVTITYADGTTAKQTFYFPNWLIQSSGPLKDAAVAVASKGRNNKANPDGYEYPTYTYQVYANVAPLIPTKELRSITFPVGTTAKLFDVRPVTLDMPEAPSGEPWVSDLDWVSASTGWGVIGKDVANKDTATSPDVPLVINTTPELKKTYEKGLGVHAQSKVRYYLGGECTRFTSDAGLEDGFNGSVIFKVDVDGVNRYQGTTFQAGFPTEKVDVDLTGATYLDLIVEAPGSINGAHGVWGDARLHCADEEPAVAFSAEAAPRMMGGKAYVQVRVVNDEQVPVDVTVETPYGGKTIKAVAPGKSAIEAVATRKASIPAGEVTVTVVKKSDGEDVTAQRTVAYEGIG; encoded by the coding sequence ATGAAGACAGTCACAGCGGAGAACCGATGGGCAGGGCCCGTCAGATGCGCGCTCGCCGCGCTCGCCGCATCCGCCGTCGTCGCCGCCGGCCTGGGGTTCGGCCCCGCGGCGACCGAGCCCGCGCAGGCGGCGGCGTCGAGCGCCGCGCCGACGCCGATCGTCCCCAAACCGGTGACGCCGGCCGTCGCACCGGCGACCGGCGGGTCCATCGGCGGAATCAGCGACGTCGAGAAGTCCGGGAACGCGGTCACGCTCACCGCGGAGAACGGCGCCGCACGGGTGACGTTCCTCGACGCGACCACGCTGCGGGTCGAGGCCGACCCGAGCGGATCGTTCACCGACCCCGCCAACACGCCGCAGGGCGACGCCGCCCGCACGGCGAACATCGTGGTCGGCACCGACGACTTCGACGCCGCGGACCTCACCGTCGAGGACGGCGACACGATCTCGATCTCCACCTCGAAGGTCGTGCTGAAGATCGACAGGGCCACCAGCAGGATGACGCTCACCCGCGCCGACGGCACGGTCGTCTGGGAGGAGTCGGCGCCGATCAGCTTCTCCACGACCGCGGCCACCCAGCGGCTGAAGCCCCAGGACGGCGAGCAGTTCCTCGGCGGCGGCATGCAGAACGGGCGCTCGATCCACACCGGAGCGACGATCAACGTCGCCCAGAACACGGACTGGGACGACGACGGCTACCCCAATGCCGTTCCCTACTACATGTCCTCCGAGGGCTACGGCGTGCTCCGCGACACGTTCGCGAAGGGCACCTACGACTTCGCGGGCGGCACGACGACGCACCAGGAGAAGCGCTTCGACGCGTACTACTTCGTGGGCGACTACAAGCAGTCGCTGGACGGCTACACGAAGCTGACCGGACGTCCGATCATGCCGCCGGTGTACGCGCTGGAGTACGGCGATGCGGACTGCTACAACCGCTCCAGCCCGACATACACCGGCAGCAAGGACCCGACGAAGCTGAAGACCCCGCAGGCTCTCGAGATCGCGAAGGACTTCGTCGAGAACGACATGCCGGGCGGGTGGATGCTGGTCAACGACGGCTACGGCTGCGAGTACCAGGAGCTTCCGGAGACCATCGCGGCGATCGAGGACCAGACCGACCTGAAGACCGGTCTGTGGACCCAGCGCTCGCTGGACCAGCAGGAGTACGAGGTCGGTGAGGCCGGCGTCCGGCTGCGCAAGCTCGACGTCGCCTGGGTGGGCTCCGGCTACCGCCTCGCGCTGACCGGCTGCGAGGCCGCGCACGACGGCATCGAGCAGTACTCGGATGCCCGCGGCACCGCGCTCATGGTCGAGGGCTGGGCGGGAGCGCAGCGGTGCGGCATGCAGTGGACCGGCGACCACTCCGGCAACCTCGACGCCGTGCGCTGGCAGGTCTCCGCGCTGACCGGCGCGGGCAACTCCGGTCTCGCGTTCACCACCGGCGACGTGGACGGCATCTTCGGCGGCTCCGCCGAGAGCTACGTCCGCGATCTGCAGTGGAAGGCCTTCGCCCCGGCGCTGTACTCCATGAGCGGCTGGGCGAGCACCGACAAGCGCCCATGGCTGTACGGCGACGAGGCGACCGAGATCAACCGGAAGTACCTGCAGCTGCGCCAGCGCCTGATGCCGTACATCTACACCCTGGCCGCGGGCTCGCACTCCTCCGGGACCCCGATGATGCGCTCCCTCGCTCTGGAGTACCCGGACGACCCGTACTCGTACGGAGCCGAGGCGAACAACGAGTTCCTGCTCGGGACGGACTTCCTCGTCGCCCCGGTGTTCACGGACTCCGACGTGCGCAACGGCATCTACCTGCCCGAGGGTCAGTGGGTGGACTACTGGACCGGCGACGTCTACGACGGAGGCCGTGTGCTCGACGGGTACGCCGCTCCGCTGGACACCCTGCCGCTGTTCGTGCGTGCCGGCGCCGTGATCCCGCAGGGCGCGGCCGCGCGCAACGCCTCGCTCGTCGCCGAGGACTCGCCGATCACCCTCGACGTGTACCCGAAGGGCGACGGCTCGTTCGACCTCTACGAGGACGACGAGGTCACCCGCGCGTACCAGAGCGGCTCGGTTTCGCAGCAGGAGTTCGCGGTCACCGCCCCGGAGCAGGACGGCGGCGACGTGGTGGTCACGATCGGCGATCGCGACGGCGCATACCAGGGCAAGGCGGATGCCAGGCCCTACCTGCTCGACGTGCACACCGGATCGGCGCCGGAATCGGTGCGGGCCGGCGAGACCGTCCTCGAGCGTGCGGCCGACGCGGAGGCGTTCGACGCGCAGGAGACCGGCTGGTTCTACGACGCGGATGCGCGCGGCGGGATCGTGCGGGTGAAGGCCGGCACCGTGGCATCCGGCTCGTCCGAGACGGTGACCCTCGCGGGCACCAGCGCCGTCGGCGGCAAGGACTCCGACTCGCACCGTGCCTACCTGAGCGTGGCACTGGAGCAGCAGGTGTTCCAGGGCGAGCAGACCACCATGAAGGCGACGTTCCACAACACCGGCACCAAGGCCAAGGACGATGTGCGCATCGAGCCGGTGCTGCCGGAGGGCTGGACGCTCGTCTCGTCCGAGGGCACGGCGGCCGGTTCCGTGGCGCCTGGCGCGACGGCGACGGCGACCTTCGTCGTCTCGCCGGGAACGGGCTCCGCCGCGGGCGCGCAGCAGCTCCGTGCGGCCGCGACCTTCCTGGACGGCTCGGGGACTGAGCGCGACCTCACCGGCGCGAACCGGATCGACGTCGCCTACGGCAGCATCGCCGCCGCCTTCGACGCGGTGTCGATCACGTCGGTGGCGACCAAGGATGCCGGGAACTTCGACGGCGGAGGAGCATCCTTCTCGGAGGATGCACTCGCCGCCGCCGGTGCCCGCGCGGGGGAGCCGCTCGAGGTCGAGCGCGGTGACGACACCCTCACGTTCCAGTGGCCGTCGGCCGCGGCCGGAACCCCGAACTCGATGTCGATGAACGGCCAGACGGTCGCGCTCAGCGGCAAGGGCACGCACCTCGCGTTCCTCGGGTCGTCGGCGACGGGCGCGGGCGTGAACCCCGAGGTCACCATCACCTACGCGGATGGCACGACCGCGAAGCAGACCTTCTACTTCCCGAATTGGCTCATCCAGTCGTCCGGGCCGCTGAAGGATGCCGCGGTCGCCGTCGCGAGCAAGGGGCGCAACAACAAGGCCAACCCGGACGGGTATGAGTATCCGACCTACACGTACCAGGTGTACGCGAACGTCGCCCCGCTCATCCCGACCAAGGAGCTGCGCTCGATCACCTTCCCCGTGGGCACCACGGCGAAGCTGTTCGACGTCCGCCCCGTGACGCTCGACATGCCCGAGGCGCCGAGCGGTGAGCCGTGGGTCTCCGACCTCGACTGGGTCTCGGCGAGCACCGGCTGGGGTGTGATCGGCAAGGACGTGGCCAACAAGGACACCGCGACCTCGCCGGACGTGCCCCTGGTGATCAACACGACGCCGGAGCTGAAGAAGACCTATGAGAAGGGTCTCGGCGTGCACGCGCAGTCGAAGGTGCGGTACTACCTCGGCGGCGAATGCACCCGCTTCACCTCCGACGCCGGCCTGGAGGACGGCTTCAACGGATCGGTGATCTTCAAGGTCGACGTCGACGGCGTGAACCGCTACCAGGGCACCACGTTCCAGGCCGGGTTCCCGACCGAGAAGGTGGATGTCGACCTGACCGGGGCGACCTACCTCGACCTGATCGTCGAGGCGCCCGGCTCGATCAACGGCGCCCACGGCGTGTGGGGCGACGCCCGGCTGCACTGCGCCGACGAGGAGCCCGCCGTGGCCTTCTCGGCGGAGGCGGCACCGCGGATGATGGGCGGAAAGGCCTACGTCCAGGTGCGCGTCGTCAACGACGAGCAGGTGCCGGTGGACGTCACCGTCGAGACGCCGTACGGCGGCAAGACGATCAAGGCCGTGGCCCCGGGCAAGAGCGCGATCGAGGCCGTCGCGACTCGCAAGGCCTCGATCCCCGCGGGCGAGGTCACCGTCACCGTCGTCAAGAAGTCCGACGGAGAGGACGTGACGGCGCAGCGCACCGTCGCGTACGAAGGCATCGGATGA
- a CDS encoding fumarylacetoacetate hydrolase family protein, which produces MLNNETIAAIAEELAEAERTRALIPRITARYPDATIEDSYAIQGVWRDRQLAAGRRLVGRKIGLTSKAMQQATGITEPDYGVMFDDTVYASGADIPFDDFSNVRIEVELAFVLKEPLAGPDCALDDALAAIDYAVPALEVLNSHIELEGRTIVDTISDNAAYGAMVLGDVRMRPDEIDLRWVPGVLSRNGEIEETGVAAGVLGHPATGVAWLANKFHQHGARLEAGEIILAGSFTRPMWVSRGDEVLCDYREMGTIACRFV; this is translated from the coding sequence ATGCTGAACAACGAGACCATCGCCGCCATCGCCGAGGAACTCGCCGAGGCGGAGCGCACGCGCGCGCTGATCCCGCGCATCACCGCGCGGTACCCGGATGCCACGATCGAGGACTCGTACGCGATCCAGGGCGTCTGGCGCGACCGCCAGCTCGCCGCAGGCCGCCGGCTGGTCGGACGCAAGATCGGGCTGACGTCGAAGGCCATGCAGCAGGCGACCGGAATCACCGAGCCGGACTACGGCGTGATGTTCGACGACACCGTGTACGCCTCGGGCGCCGACATCCCGTTCGACGACTTCTCGAACGTGCGGATCGAGGTCGAACTGGCGTTCGTGCTGAAGGAGCCGCTGGCGGGTCCGGACTGCGCGCTCGACGATGCGCTGGCGGCGATCGACTACGCGGTCCCGGCGCTCGAGGTGCTGAACTCGCACATCGAGCTGGAGGGGCGCACCATCGTCGACACGATCAGTGACAATGCGGCGTACGGGGCGATGGTGCTGGGCGATGTGCGGATGCGGCCCGACGAGATCGACCTGCGCTGGGTGCCCGGCGTGCTCAGCCGCAACGGCGAGATCGAGGAGACCGGCGTCGCCGCCGGCGTGCTCGGCCATCCGGCCACCGGTGTGGCCTGGCTGGCGAACAAGTTCCATCAGCACGGCGCGCGGCTCGAGGCCGGCGAGATCATTCTCGCGGGGTCGTTCACCCGGCCGATGTGGGTGTCGCGCGGCGACGAGGTGCTCTGCGACTACCGCGAGATGGGGACGATCGCCTGCCGCTTCGTATGA
- a CDS encoding polysaccharide lyase 8 family protein — translation MSLELPRRSFLTLLGAGALVAVSTQPAAASTRSAFSATAEDPLAALIQRRRIMLVGDGSAASVPELAEALSQMSAEAQTVWDSMVRPVAAPGIWADVPITGVTGTTLSGNMGLTFDRMFSLALAYSTAGCAQYGDTALASDLVAALTFISANVYVAGKSPVGNWWFWEIGVPRKAADILVLLHEAVPADVRTALMAAARYFTPNPNWRGRGTGSAETGANRTDKALSCMLRGALDGRPDEIALARDALSDTVGAGRNSVFGYVTSGDGFYTDGSFVQHTYLPYVGTYGVVTLGGIAEILGLLGGSEWDVTDPKKAVVLDAVEAAYAPFIWNGRMMDAVRGRAVSRQKAPDYVDGAAALTAILLLAPGAGEPYRTRYLSLVKGWLQRCTDQTLYGLPTQTVAKSLLVTSVLGDDAIEPAPAPVYTKAFGDQDRLVHHRPAFSAVANISSKRIGRYEWGNKENNLGWYQGDGLTFVYTPADPGQFSADFWPTVDPYRLPGTTVTAEPHANGAADGTGIPRAFQAFAGGLELDGRWGIQGMDHLNHNRTLSARKSWFFLDDGIVCLGAAIAGTTDHEVFTTVENRSFAAGRLPAITADGARRTLAPGDAAVAATKAVHIAGHGGYVFLEGENVSGSVDVQAVRRTGDWQTINSGADTGGDAEPRTRDYLTITHRHGAKPDSGGYAYLILPGADEGTTSAQSQTPSVTVLANDEAAQVVADGGNGLTLANFFAASPAGAAPSHGITVSGPCSVAAHRDGDLLAVALSDPSRTQTSARVTFADVQAVAAGEADDGVTVVSTSPLTLQFALDGHGHSARIEIDCGAPVTLQVTPRSLAGKVHLYVSAENRCDRPVTITLATAYGEKTFTGIHPGHSATTAFATRAASIGAGVVTAAVAGFADVEQSYPAL, via the coding sequence ATGTCACTGGAACTGCCCCGCCGATCCTTCCTCACCCTGCTCGGCGCCGGCGCGCTGGTCGCCGTGAGCACCCAGCCCGCCGCCGCGAGCACCCGAAGCGCGTTCTCCGCGACCGCCGAGGATCCGCTCGCGGCGCTCATCCAGCGTCGCCGGATCATGCTCGTCGGCGATGGCAGCGCCGCATCCGTTCCCGAGCTCGCCGAGGCGCTGAGCCAGATGAGCGCCGAGGCACAGACGGTCTGGGACTCGATGGTCCGCCCCGTCGCCGCGCCCGGAATCTGGGCGGATGTGCCGATCACCGGTGTCACCGGGACGACGCTGTCCGGGAACATGGGCCTCACCTTCGACCGGATGTTCAGCCTCGCTCTCGCGTACTCGACGGCGGGCTGCGCGCAGTACGGCGATACAGCTCTGGCATCCGACCTCGTCGCCGCGCTCACCTTCATCTCGGCGAACGTGTACGTCGCGGGGAAGTCCCCCGTGGGCAACTGGTGGTTCTGGGAGATCGGCGTGCCACGAAAAGCCGCCGACATCCTGGTGCTGCTGCACGAGGCCGTGCCCGCCGACGTGCGCACCGCGCTGATGGCGGCCGCCCGCTACTTCACTCCGAACCCGAACTGGCGCGGTCGCGGCACGGGCTCCGCTGAGACCGGCGCGAACCGCACCGACAAGGCCCTCTCGTGCATGCTGCGCGGGGCGCTGGACGGCCGGCCGGACGAGATCGCGCTGGCGCGTGACGCGCTCAGCGACACGGTGGGGGCGGGGAGGAACAGCGTGTTCGGATACGTCACCAGCGGTGACGGGTTCTACACCGACGGGTCGTTCGTGCAGCACACCTACCTGCCCTACGTCGGCACATACGGCGTGGTCACGCTCGGCGGCATCGCCGAGATCCTGGGTCTGCTCGGCGGCAGCGAGTGGGATGTCACCGACCCGAAGAAGGCCGTGGTCCTCGATGCGGTCGAGGCGGCGTACGCACCGTTCATCTGGAACGGCCGGATGATGGACGCCGTGCGCGGACGGGCCGTGTCGCGCCAGAAAGCGCCGGACTACGTCGACGGCGCGGCGGCGCTCACCGCCATCCTGCTGCTGGCCCCCGGTGCCGGCGAGCCGTATCGCACCCGGTACCTGTCGCTCGTGAAGGGCTGGCTGCAGCGCTGCACGGACCAGACCCTGTACGGGCTGCCGACGCAGACGGTGGCGAAGTCGCTGCTGGTGACCTCCGTGCTCGGCGACGACGCGATCGAGCCGGCGCCCGCCCCGGTGTACACGAAGGCGTTCGGCGACCAGGACCGCCTGGTGCACCACCGTCCGGCGTTCAGCGCGGTCGCGAACATCTCGTCGAAGCGGATCGGCCGGTACGAGTGGGGCAACAAGGAGAACAACCTGGGCTGGTACCAGGGCGACGGGCTGACCTTCGTCTACACGCCCGCCGATCCCGGCCAGTTCAGCGCCGACTTCTGGCCCACGGTCGACCCGTACCGGCTGCCGGGGACCACGGTCACGGCCGAGCCCCACGCGAACGGCGCCGCCGACGGCACCGGCATCCCGCGGGCGTTCCAGGCGTTCGCCGGCGGGCTGGAGCTGGACGGGCGCTGGGGGATCCAGGGGATGGACCACCTGAACCACAACAGGACGCTCAGCGCCCGGAAGTCCTGGTTCTTCCTCGACGACGGAATCGTCTGCCTCGGCGCGGCGATCGCAGGGACCACCGATCACGAGGTGTTCACCACCGTCGAGAACCGCTCCTTCGCGGCCGGGAGGCTGCCCGCGATCACGGCGGACGGGGCTCGGCGCACGCTCGCCCCGGGAGACGCCGCCGTCGCGGCGACCAAGGCCGTGCACATCGCGGGGCACGGCGGATACGTCTTCCTCGAGGGCGAGAACGTGAGCGGCTCTGTCGACGTGCAGGCGGTCCGTCGCACGGGCGACTGGCAGACCATCAACTCCGGTGCCGACACCGGCGGTGACGCGGAGCCCCGGACGCGGGACTACCTCACCATCACGCACCGGCACGGCGCGAAGCCCGACAGCGGCGGTTATGCGTACCTGATACTCCCCGGCGCAGATGAGGGCACCACGTCCGCGCAGTCGCAGACGCCGTCGGTGACCGTGCTCGCGAACGACGAGGCGGCGCAGGTGGTCGCGGATGGCGGGAACGGCCTGACGCTGGCGAACTTCTTCGCCGCATCGCCCGCCGGTGCCGCACCGTCGCACGGGATCACCGTCAGCGGGCCCTGCTCGGTCGCCGCGCACCGCGACGGCGACCTGCTGGCCGTCGCGCTGTCCGACCCCAGCCGCACGCAGACGAGCGCGCGCGTGACGTTCGCGGACGTCCAGGCCGTCGCCGCCGGTGAGGCCGACGACGGAGTGACCGTCGTCAGCACGTCGCCGCTCACGCTCCAGTTCGCACTGGACGGACACGGGCACTCCGCGCGCATCGAGATCGACTGCGGAGCGCCGGTGACGCTGCAGGTGACGCCGCGCTCACTGGCGGGCAAGGTGCACCTGTACGTGTCGGCCGAGAACCGCTGCGACCGCCCGGTCACGATCACGCTCGCGACCGCGTACGGCGAGAAGACCTTCACGGGGATCCATCCCGGTCACTCCGCCACGACGGCGTTCGCCACGCGTGCGGCATCGATCGGCGCGGGCGTCGTCACGGCGGCCGTCGCCGGCTTCGCCGACGTCGAACAGTCCTACCCGGCGCTCTGA
- a CDS encoding metallophosphoesterase family protein, translating into MTAELDGAAVSGIPAAAADGTTTFDVTIPAGTQEGFLRLAISGDGVAPIALSISVLSGESAGIATTEPIVWFGGFDGADDWTAGGDWAISTRDDVVDAYGTDRRQAFTRATGRLAVAESSTGAFDGELTSERIPVSAGDELEVRVDSHLRVRGAAQSATLTARFDSGESAVLFEHAAGDQESAQLRLPLSVPSGARSVTLEFGFTTPDAAGSWMVDNVLLVRPLAPLAEDATADALVDIFSDIQGSNARLSEQVLPGFRGMAEKANVIVANGDLVSAGSTANYAAYKAAFTAGGGDSYPTSISTIGNHEYYGNDGSEVFRNRFLDQAGMRTVGGQGGLWGEVLVDGRLPLLWVGSEAYDYAKQTGSGPFVDYSDEQFGWLRERLAYWKGQNQPVLLFTHHPLADSVSGTYITFNRNDYGADAERFTRLMSENPNVIMVTSHTHWSPQLNDWSVEHRIDPADAQGLTMVNTGAVTTQYGPSGDWGEAGIGGADPIGVRAALYDDRVRMTVYSFGAAGPTEIKHIDVPVPASDVEPPHELHAAATARCIGGKAYVYASVENRGDAPADVTIESALGTKAFAGVAPGRSVSTSFNSRQKAIPAGELDVSGERDGDTERTTTGYDALTCG; encoded by the coding sequence GTGACCGCCGAGCTCGACGGCGCAGCAGTCAGCGGCATCCCCGCGGCGGCGGCCGACGGCACGACAACCTTCGATGTGACGATCCCGGCCGGCACGCAGGAGGGGTTCCTCCGCCTGGCGATCTCCGGAGACGGAGTCGCCCCGATCGCGCTGAGCATCTCCGTGCTCAGCGGAGAATCGGCCGGCATCGCCACGACCGAGCCGATCGTCTGGTTCGGCGGCTTCGACGGCGCCGATGACTGGACGGCCGGCGGCGACTGGGCGATCTCGACCCGGGACGACGTGGTCGACGCCTATGGCACGGACCGGCGTCAGGCGTTCACCCGCGCCACCGGCAGGCTGGCCGTCGCGGAGTCGTCGACCGGCGCGTTCGACGGCGAGCTGACCTCGGAGCGGATCCCGGTCAGCGCCGGCGACGAACTCGAGGTGCGCGTGGACAGCCACCTCCGCGTGCGGGGCGCGGCACAGAGCGCGACACTGACCGCACGCTTCGACAGCGGGGAGTCCGCCGTCCTGTTCGAGCACGCCGCGGGCGACCAGGAGTCCGCACAGCTGCGGCTTCCTCTGTCCGTGCCGTCGGGCGCCCGCTCCGTCACGCTGGAGTTCGGATTCACGACGCCGGACGCAGCCGGATCATGGATGGTCGACAACGTGCTGCTGGTGCGCCCGCTCGCGCCACTCGCGGAGGATGCGACGGCCGACGCACTCGTGGACATCTTCAGCGACATCCAGGGCTCGAATGCGCGGCTGAGCGAGCAGGTGCTCCCGGGATTCCGCGGGATGGCCGAGAAGGCGAACGTCATCGTCGCCAACGGCGACCTCGTCTCCGCCGGGTCGACAGCCAACTACGCCGCCTACAAGGCGGCGTTCACGGCCGGAGGCGGCGACTCCTACCCGACGTCGATCTCGACGATCGGCAATCACGAGTACTACGGCAACGACGGTTCGGAGGTGTTCCGCAACCGCTTCCTCGACCAGGCCGGCATGCGGACGGTCGGCGGGCAGGGCGGGCTGTGGGGCGAGGTCCTCGTCGACGGCCGGCTGCCACTGCTGTGGGTCGGAAGCGAGGCGTACGACTACGCGAAGCAGACCGGAAGCGGGCCGTTCGTCGACTACTCCGATGAGCAGTTCGGGTGGCTGCGCGAACGTCTGGCCTACTGGAAGGGACAGAACCAGCCCGTGCTGCTGTTCACGCACCATCCGCTGGCCGACTCGGTGTCCGGCACATACATCACCTTCAACCGGAACGACTACGGCGCCGACGCCGAACGGTTCACCCGGCTCATGTCGGAGAACCCGAACGTGATCATGGTCACGAGCCACACGCACTGGTCGCCGCAGCTGAACGACTGGTCCGTCGAGCACCGCATCGATCCCGCGGACGCGCAGGGACTGACCATGGTCAACACCGGTGCCGTGACGACGCAGTACGGACCCAGCGGCGACTGGGGAGAGGCGGGGATCGGCGGTGCCGACCCGATCGGCGTACGCGCGGCCCTGTACGACGACCGGGTCCGCATGACCGTGTACTCGTTCGGCGCCGCAGGTCCCACCGAGATCAAGCACATCGACGTCCCGGTCCCGGCATCCGACGTCGAGCCGCCGCACGAACTGCACGCGGCAGCCACCGCGCGCTGCATCGGCGGCAAGGCGTACGTGTACGCCTCGGTCGAGAACCGCGGGGACGCACCGGCCGACGTGACGATCGAGTCCGCGCTGGGCACGAAGGCGTTCGCCGGTGTCGCACCCGGCAGGAGCGTCAGCACGTCGTTCAACAGCCGGCAGAAGGCGATCCCCGCCGGCGAGCTGGACGTCAGCGGCGAGAGGGACGGAGACACCGAGCGCACCACCACCGGCTACGACGCGCTCACCTGCGGCTGA
- a CDS encoding HpcH/HpaI aldolase family protein: MALQLAPSFRARLAESDRALVGMWACSGSPLVTEVAAGSGLDWLLIDMEHSANTLDSVLVQLQVTAAYPITPIVRAPFNDVVAIKQILDLGAQNVLVPMVSSADEARSAVRAVRYPPAGVRGVGSALARSARWNRVDGYLQDAAEHTSLIVQIETAAGVDAAAEIAAVDGVDAVFVGPSDLAASMGHLGQQTHPEVLEAVARAFAAVQDAGKPVGVNAFDPVAAEEYIAHGTDFIAVGADVALLARASEALTTRFIPASDGAQRASY, translated from the coding sequence ATGGCACTGCAGCTCGCCCCTTCCTTCCGCGCCAGGCTCGCCGAGAGCGATCGCGCCCTCGTAGGCATGTGGGCGTGTTCCGGCTCGCCGCTGGTCACCGAGGTCGCCGCCGGCTCCGGCCTGGACTGGCTGCTCATCGACATGGAGCACTCCGCCAACACCCTGGACTCCGTGCTCGTGCAGCTGCAGGTCACGGCCGCCTACCCGATCACGCCGATCGTGCGGGCGCCGTTCAACGATGTCGTCGCCATCAAGCAGATCCTCGATCTCGGTGCGCAGAACGTGCTCGTTCCGATGGTGTCGTCCGCTGATGAGGCGCGCAGCGCGGTGCGCGCGGTGCGGTACCCGCCCGCCGGCGTGCGCGGTGTGGGCAGCGCGCTCGCGCGCAGCGCCCGCTGGAACCGCGTCGACGGCTACCTGCAGGATGCCGCGGAGCACACGTCCCTGATCGTGCAGATCGAGACCGCCGCCGGCGTGGATGCGGCCGCGGAGATCGCCGCCGTCGACGGCGTCGACGCCGTGTTCGTGGGACCCAGCGACCTGGCCGCATCGATGGGTCATCTCGGACAGCAGACGCATCCGGAGGTGCTCGAGGCGGTCGCCCGCGCCTTCGCCGCGGTGCAGGACGCCGGGAAGCCGGTCGGCGTGAACGCCTTCGACCCGGTCGCTGCCGAGGAGTACATCGCACACGGCACGGACTTCATCGCGGTGGGCGCGGATGTCGCGCTGCTCGCCCGTGCGTCCGAGGCTCTGACGACGCGTTTCATCCCGGCATCCGACGGCGCGCAGCGCGCGAGCTACTGA